TAAGTTGAAGAAGGGAATTAGCAAAGAGATTGCAAAACAAATTTCTTTACTGATTCGGGATGAATTTAAGAAGGTGCAAGCATCGATTCAAGGAGACGCGGTGCGGGTGTCTGCGAAGGATAAGGATGATTTGCAGGCAGTGATCCAACGGCTGAAGCAGGAAGATTTGCCTGTGGCTTTGCAGTTTAATAACTATCGCTAGTTGATAGAGTTTTTATCGTCTGAACCAGTTTAAGGAGTGAACTTGCAAAGCTCCACTTTTGATTTTGCACTGCCCTTGATTTAAGGATGGGTAAAGGGCGCGATCGCTAGACAGCCTGATTACTTGTCCTAAATTTTGATTAACGTTGATATTTAATGCTTTAGTTACTCTACTGCTGGAGTTGGAAATTTGAATGGCAGTATAAAATTTGTTGGCTTCTAAAGTGATCGCGGCACTACCATCCCATTAACCTAATTGAATGCAAGCAGGGCCGTTATAGTTACCTGGCAAACCCAGAGATGCTGAGTACCTTAAGGAATCGTCTGTGGCTTGAGTCAGCGCTGATGGGGCGATCGCTACAACCAAACCACCTGTCAATCCGATCAAAGTACTCAAAAATTTCACGTTGGCACCCTTAGAAAATTAGCTCATGCAGTAAGATTCCCGAAATCACAACACAAATTTTTGTTTAACAAGAATAAACAATGAACTTTTGATAAAAGCAGCGTAAAGCTCTAGCGGGGACTCTTTGACTACTTAGTAAATTGGAGCTTGAGATGAAAATCGAGCAATTTCATCACGTAGCAATTATTTGCTCTAACTATCAGAAGTCAAAGTATTTTTATGTAGAAATTTTAGGATTTCCGATTATTCAAGAAATGTTTCGGGCAGAGCGTAATTCCTATAAATTGGATTTGCGGGTGGGCGATCGCGACCAAATCGAGCTGTTTTCCTTTCCCGACCCTCCTGCTAGACCCAGCCGTCCGGAAGCACAGGGGTTGAGGCATCTTGCCTTTGAAGTGACAGATCTAGATCAAGCGGTTGCACACTTGGAATCCCAGGGAGTCGCTGTGGAAGCGATTCGTCTCGACCACTTAACTGGGAAGCGATTCACATTTTTTCAAGACCCTGATGGCTTACCTCTAGAACTGTACGAGCGTTAACTATCGTCATTTTGACAGGTCACATCAGCAGAGAATGGAAGCTCAAATTTTTCGGCAATACTTTCTAGAATCTGAGCTTCTTGAGGAGTAACACTTCCGTTCTTACAAGCAATTTTGCGGCTTTGGGTCAAGAGGGGAACCGCAAAATCGGGATTGAGCTGATTAAGCAGTAGATATAAAGGTTTGGGAGTTTGCAAGTTTTCGCCGATGGTTTTGAGAGAAGAAGGATGCAAATTGAGCGTTTTTAAGGTGGGTAGAATCTCGTCCCAAGAGCGTTTGTCGGTTCCTGCCAAAATCATATGCACCAAAACTTGATCCATAATCGCTTGCTGAGCGATCGCCACTTGCAGATACTCTTGGCTCGCTTGCTGCACTTCAGACAGCTTGGCATCTGAAAGATCTTCGTTGAGTTTGGCTTCGTAAAAGCGGCAAGCCGCATAACCTAGGGAGTAGAGCATGGCGGCATTTGCACTCGCGCCTACCAAAGCTCCAGCGATCGGTGTATTCCGCAGTAAGCCCAGCCCTAATTTGATCGCGCGACCACTCCCTAGAGCCACCCCAAAAATTGCTAGGATTTCCCCTTTACGAGCTGGATCACGGAGATCCAAACCATAGGCTGAGGCAATTTGATAGACCATTTCGGCCTGCAAAGCCATATTGGCTGCCAAGTCCACTGTCAATAGCGCTGTAGCAACCCCCGGAATCATACTAGTTGCCAAACCGACCCCACCCGCATACACCGCTTTCTGCACCATGAGGGTATGGGCAATTTGGCTAGGGGTATGGTCGGGGTGCTGGCGTCGCAAGTCCTGAACAGCAGCCTCGGCTTTCACTAAATCAACCTGATTGGTAGCATCTAGCAACCAACCCCAATTGAGACGAGTGCCAACCTTGCGTAACACTGGGTTATTGCCGACAAAAGCTGCGGCTTCTCCTGCCCCTTGCGTTGCCTGAGTCAAGAGCTGCTGAGTTTGTTTGACTGTGGCTTCACCCAGTTCCACGGCAGCTTTACCCGCCTGTAGGCCCGCTTGTAGGGTAGTGTGGGCGATCGCACCTCCAACTCCAGTTGCCGTGTTTCGAGCCGCTTTTCCGACTTGCGTGGCTCGGCTACCCACTGTATCTCCTAGATTGTGCAGATTGTGAGTCATAGCTGACCACAGCGAGGACTGCGGTTGGTTAGGATCTGTCACTTCTTGCCCGTCTATGGGTGATACCTCTACTATCGCTTCAGTTATCGCTTCGGTAGTAGGTAAAGCCTCAGGAGAGTTGGCGATCGCTTTCGGTTGAGTGGCTGGGTTCTGAGGAGTAGCATTAATGGGAGGAACAGAAGAATTGGCGGAATGATCAGTCATGATCAAGGGTGCTCCAGACAACTAAATACGCAAAACTGAGCATCGCTCTCACGACGGCTAGCTATATCGGCGACTCTCACAGATCTATTAAAGGTTGACACAGACTACCTTTTCATCTCCTTTGAGTCAGAAAAAGTCCCTGGTCTAATACTACTTGCGGTGGCTGGGTCGCTTTAGCAGCTTCTAATACACGACTGTCTAATTTCTGAGCAACTTGATCCACTGAAATCACAGGCTTGTCATCGTCAAGATACATAATCCATAGAAACGCACCCACTTGGTTTCGTCGGAAGACGACTAGTTCAATGCGGATTGGAATGCTTTGAATATTGCTCGTAAAGCCTAAACCTGCGATCGCATCCCCAATACCCTCTAAGTTCTTCAAAGCCCCGGTTTTAGAAATCTCAATACCTACCGAACCTTGCTGGAACCCTTGGGCAAATTCCTCTAGGAAATTAGCTTGACGGAGTTCGGTATCAAAAGCGGCCTGCGCTTCTGGAGTCGCTAGCAAGGTTGTAAAGCCCATGATGTATTGAAAATGCTCGTCTTCTTGGAAAACAAATAGGCTCTCAGGTTTATAGTCCCCGTCCGATAAGCTTTGGCTAAACTCAGCCAGGTCTGGCCCGGAAAGCGGCTGAAACTCAGTCGGCAAGTCCTGCAACATCAGAGTTGGTTTGCTAGTCTGCGCTTGAGTGACAACCACATCGACAGCAGCAAGGAGCGATCGCGACTGAACGTGGACTGGCAATGGAGTCGAAACTGAAGCTAGAAATGCCTTGTGAGTTTGAGCTTGAGCCGTTTGCCCTAGCCATAGACTGCTCATTAAAACCCAAACGACCGAGAGGACAGACTTTTGCATGTGCGGGAAACTCCCCTGCGCTACAACAGGTGGGTGAACAATATAAAAACAGCGATCGCGCTAAGTGGGTGCTCCTCAACCGCTCAGTTGCTTCTCAAGATACTTTTCTGGGTCTAGGCAGCACAGCCTTTCTTGTAAGCTACCTGTTGTTGTAGTTTCGCTTTACAATCTTTGCATCCTGTAAGTCCGAATTCAGAATCCAACAACGGTCTATCCCAGAATTTCTATGAGCATCGGATATCTTGCCCTCGTCCTGCACGCCCACCTACCCTTTGTCAGACACCCCGAAAGTGACTACGTTCTGGAAGAAGAGTGGTTATATGAAGCAATTATTGAAACTTACGTGCCCTTGTTGCGGGTATTCGAAGGCTTAAAACGGGATGGAGTTGACTTCAAAATCACCATGAGTATGACACCCCCGCTGGTGTCTATGCTCCGTGACCCCCTGCTACAAGAACGCTTTGATCACCACCTGGCTCAACTAGAAGAGTTATTACAGAAAGAAATTGACCACAACGAACACAACGGCCATATTCGCTATCTCGCCGAATATTACTCCAAAGAATTTAAGGAAGTTCGGCAAACCTGGGAGCAATACGATCGCGATTTAGTTAAAGGGTTTAAACAGTTTTTAGATAGCAATAACCTAGAAATCATCACCTGCGGCGCGACTCACGGCTACTTCCCCCTAATGAAGATGTATCCGCAAGCGGTGTGGTCGCAAATCAAAGTCGCGTGTGAGCATTACGAAGAAAACTTCGGCCAGCCGCCCAAAGGGATTTGGTTGCCAGAATGTGCCTACTACGAAGGCGTAGAACGGATGCTAGCCGACGCAGGGCTGCGCTACTTCCTCACCGATGGTCACGGGATTCTCTACGCTCGTCCTCGACCCCGGTTCGGTACTTATGCCCCCATCTTTACTGAAAGTGGGGTTGCTGCTTTTGGGCGTGACCACGAGTCTTCGCAACAGGTGTGGTCTTCCGAAGTTGGTTATCCTGGTGCAGCAGAATACCGTGAGTTTTACAAAGACTTGGGTTGGGAAGCAGACTACGACTACATCAAGCCCTACATCATGCCCAACGGCCAACGGAAAAACGTGGGAATTAAGTACCACAAGATCACCGGACGCGGGTTGGGCTTAGGGGATAAAGCCCTGTACGACCCCTATTGGGCCAGAGAAAAAGCGGCAGACCATGCCAGCAACTTCATGTTTAACCGTCAGCGCCAGGTGGAGCACTTGCACGGCCTCATGCAACGCCCCCCTATTATTGTGTCGCCCTACGATGCTGAGTTATTTGGGCATTGGTGGTACGAAGGCCCCTGGTTTATCGACTACTTATTCCGCAAGTCTTGGTACGACCAGCAGTGCTACGAGATGACCCACTTGGCCGACTACCTGCGCCTAAACCCCACTCAGCAGGTCTGCAAGCCGTCTCAGTCGAGCTGGGGCTACAAAGGCTTCCATGAGTATTGGCTAAACGAAACCAATGCCTGGATTTACCCGCACTTGCACAAAGCAGCGGAGCGGATGATTGAGTTGGGCAAACGGGAACCTGCAGACGAACTAGAGTGGCGTGCCCTCAACCAAGCGGCCCGCGAACTGCTGCTAGCTCAATCCTCTGACTGGGCTTTCATTATGCGGACAGGGACAATGGTGCCCTATGCCGTCCGGCGGACGCGATCGCACTTGATGCGCTTTAACAAACTCTACGACGACCTCAACCAAGGCAAAGTTGATTCTGGCTGGTTAGAAAAAGTGGAGGAGATCGACAACATCTTCCCCAACATCAACTACCGCACCTATCGGCCCCTTTAATCAACTCGTGTAATTGAATTGATGTAACGGCCTAAATTCATTTGTCCTGTAGGGGCAGATTTGCTCACAGCTCCCTCGAATGATCAGAAAATGATTAGAGGTCTGTGACCATTTTCTGCCCCTTTTTTAGACAGGTATCCATCAGGAACTTAGTAATCTCCCTCAGGGTCTGTCTGATGATGGAAAGACAAATTTGTATAATTACGTTAACTTCTACTATTGCAAATTGCTTAGAGTTGGTGCGAGGCAAGCTATGAAGTTACTACTGGGTGGACTGATTGTCAGTTTGGGGCTATGGACATTGCCAGCGCAAGCGCAAGTTTCTAATGCCCAAGTCGATGCCCTCGTAGAAGCAATTCGGCAAGCAGCTCCGCAAACAGGAACCTCACAGGATGGTTTGTACAGCGATTGGCAAGTGCTGCCCGGTAATATCCCTCGTTGGGCAAAATTTTGTACGGGCCGAGAGGTAACACCAGAGCAGTTTGGAGCCAACGCTAGCACAGCACGTAGCATTATTACTTGCATTGTCAAGGATGCTCTACAAGATGAGTATCCTGCTAGTGGCAATAGCGAGGCGATCGCGGTGCAACGAGTCGCAGCTTGGTGGATGACAGGCGATCCAACTCGCTATACCAACTCCACCACCAGCCCTTATACCAATAAAGTCCTCAGTCTTTATCAGAAACTAAAGTCACCTAACGCCGCCTCTAGACCTGCGGCTGCTTCCACGAATGCGGCTGCTTCTACTGCCTCTACTCCTGCTAATGCGGCTTCCCCCGCTTCTCAAAACGAGTATGAGCGCTACATGCAGGCTGGCTACGCCGCAACGAAGAAGGGAGACTACCCTCTAGCACTGTTGAACTTTAAGCGAGCTGTGGATGAGCGTCCGAATGATGCCTATGCTCAAAAGGCGGTTCAGAATGTGGAGGGATATCTGACCCGGAACCGTTCTGGCTCAGCTCCTGCCAACCAAAACTCCTCTCAACCGCCAGCCGCTCAACCTGCGAGAAATCAAAATGGTTCTTCTCCGAAAACCTCAGGCGTGGTAGTACCCACCCAGACAAGCGCCGCTAGAAGCAGTGCGGCTCTCTCACAAAACCAAGCGGTAGGTCTGATTACAGAATGGCTGGCAGCCAAGTCACGCATTTTCGCCCCCCCTTTCGATCGGCAACCTGTGCAGCAGTTCACTACAGGAGAGCTTTATGGTTCTTTGGTTAGAGATGACGGTGCGATCGCTTGGCTCAAAGACAACGAAGCTTACTACCGCTTTGGTGTCCAGAAAGTAGAGTCGGTCGAACGATTTGTAGCCGATCAAAACAAAGCCACAGTAGAGCTAAAAATCACCGAAGACCGCACTTTATACCGTGACGGCAAAGTTGATCCGACTCAAACCGATTTTCAAACCAGATTGGTTCGCTATAGCTTGGAATCAATCGATGGAGCCTGGAAGATTGCCGACTATAAAACTGTGGATGGTTCAGTTTTAGAGCGTGCAGTTGGCACCAACGCCCAGGACAATTAGACATAGCAGTTCCTGAAAGACTCAACGCTTATGAGACATTTGCTCAAATTAGCTGTGGCCGCAGCTCTACTAGCTCACGCTCCCGCAGCCTTAGCAGAAAAATGGGTCCAAATCACTGTGAATTCAGTGGGCGATCGCTTTCTAGTTGATGCCAGTTCCATTGAGAATCGCAGCGGTAGCGTGTGGTACTGGGAGTATCGCGACTTCAAGCAGCCCAACAACGTGTTTCTAGATTCCCCAGTCAACCAACCTGTTTACGGCACTGTAATTTACCGCTCTGTAGACTGCAAGGCAGGTACCACTCGACTGCGGCGACTCACAGCCTACGACAAAAGCCGCAAAGTAATCCAGAAGTTTGACTATAGCGATCGCGGTAGACTCGCTAACCCTGCCACAGGCAGTAGCGCCAAAGCAGTTCTAGATTACGTTTGCACCAATGCTCCTCAAGCGGGATAGCACTTAGAATTTCTGGCTAAAGGGCGATCGCTCACTTAGAAGTGGGAGTTGAACTTGATTCAGCTCCCATTTTTGCATTGGTGCCCGAATTTGGGTCTCAGCACTTGTATCCCTATTTACTAGCGCCCTGAAATTGACCGCTTAAATTCTCCATATTGATGAAACTAATTAAGTTCCCTATACGTCCATAACCTAAGAATGTCAAACGTCAACTTAGGCCAGAAATCACGGGATTTTAGGCAATTTGTGATTGAAACCACCAGATTTCTACCTGTAGATAGTTTTAGGAACAAATTAGCTCCCTTAAGGTCTAGTTGATTAAGATAACGGATTTGCTTCTTGTTTTTTGGAGAACGCCCTCAATATGTCTAGCTTCAACCATTGGCAGTCTGGAACCGCTGCATTTTTAGCCCTGACCACCATTGCAGGTGCATCTGCCCCAATGGTCGTGATGATGCCCGCACAGGCACAAACTACTAGCTTTTCCGACGTTTCTTCTAGCTACTGGGCCGCAAGCTTCATTAGTGAACTAGCCCAGCGCGATGTGATTGCTGGATTCCCCGATGGCACCTTCCGCCCCAATGACCCTGTAACGCGGGCACAATTCGCCGCCATGATCCGTAAAGCCTTCAACAGGCCCCAAGAGCGCTCTGGCACGAACTTTGTCGATGTGTCGCAGAACTACTGGGCCTACAGTGCAATTCAGGAAGCCTACACCACAGGTTTCCTATCTGGATACCCCGGTAATATCTTCCAGCCCAACCAAAATATTCCTAGAGTTCAAGTTCTAGTTTCCTTGGCAAATGGTTTGGACTACTCCGTCAGCACTGAAGTAGAAACCATCTTGCAGCAGTACTACAGTGATGCGTCTCAAGTTCCTAGCTACGCTCGCAGTAGCGTGGCAGCAGCTACGGACGAACAGATTGTGGTGAACTACCCCAACATCCGATTGCTGAACCCCAACCAAGTTGCAACCAGAGCTGAAGTCGCGGCCTTTATCTACCAAGCTTTGGTTAGCTCTGGGCAAGCCACCGCAATTACTTCTCCCTACGTAGTGGGTCAGCGTCCTCCTGTCACAACGCCAACTCAAGTCAGAATTCCTTCTGGCACCACTCTTCCGGTGAAGTATGACGAAGCTGAGAAAATTCTAGTCACACCGGATGAAACTGCGCCCCTGACTCTAACTGTGGCTCAGAACATCACTACTTCTCAAGGCACCATTTTGATCCCTGCGGGTAGCCAAGTGGTAGGTCAGTTGCGGCCTGCTCAAGGTGGTTCTCAGTTCGTAGCCCAAGAGCTAGTGTTGGCCAACGGTCGACGGATTCAGATGAGCGCTACCTCTGAGGTGATCACCACCACTGAGGACATCCGTAAGGGTGCTAGCACAGGCACAATCCTTAAAGATACGGCTTTAGGCGCTGCGGCTGCGGCTGCGGTTGCGGCTGTCACGGGCGACCGGGCGATCGCTACTGAGGAAGTCTTAGGTGGAGCAGGGATCGGAGCCTTAATTGGACTCTTCCTAGGCCGCGATCGCGTCACCTTAGTGCGGATTGATCCTGACCAAGATCTCAACCTGACGCTAGGTTCTGATCTAGTAATCCCCACAGGCTCCACCAATCAGTAAGCTCTGTCAGTGAAGTAATTGAAAATAGTTAAACTGTAACCCTTCAGTTTGACTCAAGCCCTCAAGCTTGACAGCGATCGCAACTCTGTAAAGTTGCGATCGTTTTTATTGGTTTATTGGCTGAGCGAGCGGCAACCAAACCACAAAAGCAGTTCCTGGGCCTGTCGTAGGGGGCATGGGCAGCACAAAATGAACAATGCTACTCTGCTGGGCGGGACTAAATACCTGAATCTCTCCCTGCATTTGCTGCACCAAGTCACGAGCGATCGCTAAGCCTAATCCAGTACCAGGAATCTCTGTCTGAGCCTGCACACCTCGGTAGTGCCGCTCAAAGAGATGGGCTAAATCTTCGGGCGGAATCCCAGGCCCTGTGTCCCAAACGGCAATACCTAACCAACCCGATTGACTATGAGGCAAGGGTGCAGGCCAACCTATGCTTACTTCTAAATAGACCTGTCCTAGAGCGGGGGTATATTTCAGCGCGTTATCTAGTAGATTGCTCAGCACCTCTCGCAGCGCTTTAGCATTTGCCTTCACGAGTGGTAAATTGGACGGCACCTGGGTGTAAAGTGCTAAATCTCGTTCCTGGGCGATCGCGCTAGCTGAAGCCACAAGAGGCTCCAAAATACTGGCGATCGCACAAGCCTCTAACCTGAGGCTCTCACCTGACAAAAACCCAGAAGCGGGCAGCAAGGGTAGCGGTGATACCACAGTCACAACATCGCCAGCATTGGTCAAAGCATCGGGTGTAGGGTCAGATTCGATTGCAGAAGAGGCGGCTAAGGAATTAACTCCTGCCTTGCCAGAGGGATCGGTGGCTGATGGCGTTGACCTGCGTGACCCAGCCGGAGGAAGCGTCAAGGGAGCTAAATCGCTTCTCCCCACATGAATGGCTTGGTCAAACTGTTGCAACAACTCCTGTAGGCGATCGCTCTCCCGGACAATACTAGTTGCCACATCCCGATTCGGGTCTCCAGTTCCGAGTCGCCGCAGCAGCAGTTTGCCGAAAGTTCGCATTGCGGTTAAAGGATTGCGGAGTTGGTGGAGCAAATTATCAAACAGATTGTATTGCTGAGCTTGGAGTAACCGTCGTTGATGCTGTTCCTGCTCTAACCATTGACCCCGCTGATCTAACACACAGCCTAGCGCCAAGGTATGAGCCACTCGCTCAATCTGCGATCGCTCTTGTTCACTCCAAGCGCGATCGTCCCGTTCACTCACAAGCAGGCCCATCACCATGCCTTCATGCATCAGAGGCAGCACGAGTTGGCGTTGGTGCTGCAACCCATCGCTATCCAATCGCTCTGGCTCAGTATCAACTTCGTCCTCTAGCAAAAAGTTTGGGCCTAAGGCAAACTGAGTGGGCGCAAGGCTAGCATCTGCCGCTCGTAATCGTGGCAACCTTGCTTCTGCCGCAGGCAACAAAAAAGGCTCCTCATCCCAAGCAGCCACGCTCTCAGGATAAGCAACCACTGGAATCAGCTTGGCCTCAGTACCATCTGCCATTTCCTCTGTCAAGTAAACCACGCTGAGAGACGCTCCCAACCCCTGGGTCAAGAGTTCTACCTGAGCGCGACAAAGCGCCACAAATTCTGGGCTAGTAGGTATCAACATGCAGACAGTTGCAGATGTTCAAATCAAAATGGAGCTTTCTCTAACTCCCAGGGCTGAGAGACTTTTCTCAATCATGGCCCGCTAATTTACACCTTTATCTGCTCTTAGATGAGTTTTTAACCAGATTTTATGTATTTAATATTAAGAAATTTGAATTTTTATTAAGATTATTCGAGCTTATCTATTGGCTTAAATGGGACTAAAGGTTTACTAGATATAAGCTTAGGCCAGTCATGGAGTTTTGTATCAAGGACTTAAAAGAAGTTGAAATTTTGGACTCAAGCCGATATACTTGCGACGGTTTTGTAACTATGAATACACCCGTCAGCAGAAAGAGGAGGTACCGAGATTGGCAAGGAGACGCAAGCGTAAGAGCCGTCGTCGCCTAGAAGGGCGTAGAATTCTGGAGTTAGTGCCTCAGTTTAGCATTGAAAGTGGCGAAGAAAAACCAGTCACAGCCGCTCGAAAGTTCATTCAAGCGCAAGCTATTCTTCCGCCCGCTTTGCTACTTGTAAGGCGGAACGAGCATACCACAGACCGTTACTTCTGGGCTGAAAAGGGGCTCTTCAGTGCTCAGTATGTCGAAGAGAACCATTTCTTGTTTCCCAGTCTGAGAGTATTGATTGGTGATGCAGAAGATGCACCTGTGGCTGTCACTAGCCGCTAAAGCTCGACCGATTGAGCTTGCAAATGAGTCTGTTGGGAACATTTAATACTTTGCTGACTAGGGAAATCAGGCGAACTGATCTAAACAAAAACCCCATTCAAACAACAACGCTTGAATGGGGTCATTTAATCGAACCTTAAAGGATCAAGTACAGCTACAGCAGAAGCTGCTTACAAGCGGAGTACGTTACTCACAAGCCTTGAGGTTGAGGGCTCGCTGTAATTCAGACAACTCATCTCGATGAGCTTTGACAGTCACCAGGCTCCGGGACGGAGATTCACCGGAGTGAACTGGTTCAATCTTGAGGGAAACTTGTTCTGGACGTTTCGCTTTTTGCCAATAAAAACAGCCTGCTAGGGGTGCCAGAAGCACTGCTCCTAACAAAAGTTGGGGCAGTCCCGGTAGGACCATTGACAGCACCAAAGCAAGACACAAAATGCCTGCCGCTGCCAACAGTGTTAAAAACACCGCCAAAAACCAACTAGGCCGCACCACCCCCTGAAACGTTACTTGGTTTTGAGCCGCATCTACTGCTGCAACTTTGTAGGCCCGTTGATCAAAGTATTGCTGTAGGCGATCGAGTAACGATTCCTCTGCCAGTTCTGCAACCAGTTGCACTTCTTGCGTTCTGTCTTTGACGGAGGCTCGGATGAAAAACATTAGACCCACCATCATTAGCAAGGTCATCACAAATATAGATGGCAGAATGGCAGCATTCATAAAGGGGTGGCAGAAACGACAAACAGCA
This region of Trichocoleus desertorum NBK24 genomic DNA includes:
- a CDS encoding VOC family protein, with amino-acid sequence MKIEQFHHVAIICSNYQKSKYFYVEILGFPIIQEMFRAERNSYKLDLRVGDRDQIELFSFPDPPARPSRPEAQGLRHLAFEVTDLDQAVAHLESQGVAVEAIRLDHLTGKRFTFFQDPDGLPLELYER
- a CDS encoding glycoside hydrolase family 57 protein, which produces MSIGYLALVLHAHLPFVRHPESDYVLEEEWLYEAIIETYVPLLRVFEGLKRDGVDFKITMSMTPPLVSMLRDPLLQERFDHHLAQLEELLQKEIDHNEHNGHIRYLAEYYSKEFKEVRQTWEQYDRDLVKGFKQFLDSNNLEIITCGATHGYFPLMKMYPQAVWSQIKVACEHYEENFGQPPKGIWLPECAYYEGVERMLADAGLRYFLTDGHGILYARPRPRFGTYAPIFTESGVAAFGRDHESSQQVWSSEVGYPGAAEYREFYKDLGWEADYDYIKPYIMPNGQRKNVGIKYHKITGRGLGLGDKALYDPYWAREKAADHASNFMFNRQRQVEHLHGLMQRPPIIVSPYDAELFGHWWYEGPWFIDYLFRKSWYDQQCYEMTHLADYLRLNPTQQVCKPSQSSWGYKGFHEYWLNETNAWIYPHLHKAAERMIELGKREPADELEWRALNQAARELLLAQSSDWAFIMRTGTMVPYAVRRTRSHLMRFNKLYDDLNQGKVDSGWLEKVEEIDNIFPNINYRTYRPL
- a CDS encoding ARC6/PARC6 family protein, which translates into the protein MKLLLGGLIVSLGLWTLPAQAQVSNAQVDALVEAIRQAAPQTGTSQDGLYSDWQVLPGNIPRWAKFCTGREVTPEQFGANASTARSIITCIVKDALQDEYPASGNSEAIAVQRVAAWWMTGDPTRYTNSTTSPYTNKVLSLYQKLKSPNAASRPAAASTNAAASTASTPANAASPASQNEYERYMQAGYAATKKGDYPLALLNFKRAVDERPNDAYAQKAVQNVEGYLTRNRSGSAPANQNSSQPPAAQPARNQNGSSPKTSGVVVPTQTSAARSSAALSQNQAVGLITEWLAAKSRIFAPPFDRQPVQQFTTGELYGSLVRDDGAIAWLKDNEAYYRFGVQKVESVERFVADQNKATVELKITEDRTLYRDGKVDPTQTDFQTRLVRYSLESIDGAWKIADYKTVDGSVLERAVGTNAQDN
- a CDS encoding surface-adhesin E family protein, whose protein sequence is MRHLLKLAVAAALLAHAPAALAEKWVQITVNSVGDRFLVDASSIENRSGSVWYWEYRDFKQPNNVFLDSPVNQPVYGTVIYRSVDCKAGTTRLRRLTAYDKSRKVIQKFDYSDRGRLANPATGSSAKAVLDYVCTNAPQAG
- a CDS encoding S-layer homology domain-containing protein, with translation MSSFNHWQSGTAAFLALTTIAGASAPMVVMMPAQAQTTSFSDVSSSYWAASFISELAQRDVIAGFPDGTFRPNDPVTRAQFAAMIRKAFNRPQERSGTNFVDVSQNYWAYSAIQEAYTTGFLSGYPGNIFQPNQNIPRVQVLVSLANGLDYSVSTEVETILQQYYSDASQVPSYARSSVAAATDEQIVVNYPNIRLLNPNQVATRAEVAAFIYQALVSSGQATAITSPYVVGQRPPVTTPTQVRIPSGTTLPVKYDEAEKILVTPDETAPLTLTVAQNITTSQGTILIPAGSQVVGQLRPAQGGSQFVAQELVLANGRRIQMSATSEVITTTEDIRKGASTGTILKDTALGAAAAAAVAAVTGDRAIATEEVLGGAGIGALIGLFLGRDRVTLVRIDPDQDLNLTLGSDLVIPTGSTNQ
- a CDS encoding ATP-binding protein, coding for MLIPTSPEFVALCRAQVELLTQGLGASLSVVYLTEEMADGTEAKLIPVVAYPESVAAWDEEPFLLPAAEARLPRLRAADASLAPTQFALGPNFLLEDEVDTEPERLDSDGLQHQRQLVLPLMHEGMVMGLLVSERDDRAWSEQERSQIERVAHTLALGCVLDQRGQWLEQEQHQRRLLQAQQYNLFDNLLHQLRNPLTAMRTFGKLLLRRLGTGDPNRDVATSIVRESDRLQELLQQFDQAIHVGRSDLAPLTLPPAGSRRSTPSATDPSGKAGVNSLAASSAIESDPTPDALTNAGDVVTVVSPLPLLPASGFLSGESLRLEACAIASILEPLVASASAIAQERDLALYTQVPSNLPLVKANAKALREVLSNLLDNALKYTPALGQVYLEVSIGWPAPLPHSQSGWLGIAVWDTGPGIPPEDLAHLFERHYRGVQAQTEIPGTGLGLAIARDLVQQMQGEIQVFSPAQQSSIVHFVLPMPPTTGPGTAFVVWLPLAQPINQ
- a CDS encoding DUF3155 domain-containing protein — encoded protein: MARRRKRKSRRRLEGRRILELVPQFSIESGEEKPVTAARKFIQAQAILPPALLLVRRNEHTTDRYFWAEKGLFSAQYVEENHFLFPSLRVLIGDAEDAPVAVTSR
- a CDS encoding cofactor assembly of complex C subunit B, which produces MNAAILPSIFVMTLLMMVGLMFFIRASVKDRTQEVQLVAELAEESLLDRLQQYFDQRAYKVAAVDAAQNQVTFQGVVRPSWFLAVFLTLLAAAGILCLALVLSMVLPGLPQLLLGAVLLAPLAGCFYWQKAKRPEQVSLKIEPVHSGESPSRSLVTVKAHRDELSELQRALNLKACE